AACCGGCACCTCGACCAGTCAGGCCGCGCCGAACGGATTGTTCCCGCTCTTCACGAAGAAGCAGGGTTACGCCAATGGCCTGGTCACCTTCGAGTTCGACCCCGGCTACGCGACCAACGGCAAGTTCTACACGATCCACATTGAAACCATCAGCGCGGATGACGATGACGCGCGGTTGCCGGTGAAGACGAAGTTTCCCGGCTTCAATACCACTGGCTATACCTATACGGACGTCATCAACCCGGCCGGCAGCCCTACCCGCCAAGGGGTGCTGATCGAATGGACCGACACGGACCGGGGCAACCTCACCTTCGAAGGCACGGCCCGGGAGCTGCTGCGGATCGGGTTCAATTCGCACATCCATCCCTTGGGCGACATCGCCTTCGATCCCACGGCGGAGCCCGGCGATCCGGAGTGGGGTGTGATGTACCTGGCGTGCGGTGACGGTGGGGCGGGGGAGTCAAATATTGCGAACGACGACGGCATTCCGGCGCTGTCTCCCGGCGATCGTCACTACAGTCCGCAGCGGCTGGACAGCTTGGTCGGGAAGATTCTCCGCATCGTTCCCGATCTCACGCAGCACACGGATAGCAGCAGCGTTTCCGACAACGAGCGCTACCGCATTCCGAACGACAATCCCTTTGCCGACAGCACTTCCTATCCCGGTGCCCGCAAGGAGGTCTGGACGCTCGGCCATCGCAATCCACATCGCTTTCTCTGGTACGTCCCGCAGGCAAATCCTGCCGCGCGAAAGCTGCTCGTCACCGAGATCGGCCTCAAGGCGTGGGAGGAAGTCAACCTGCTGAAGCGCGGGGGGAACTACGGCTACGCCGAGCGCGAAGGCCCCCAGCGACTGATCATCTCCACCAACAGCGGCATCCACCAAACGACCGGCGCGCTGCCGTCGCCGGATACGCTGCCAATCCAGCTCACTGCGAACAGCTTCGCGCCGGGCGATGTGGTGCCGGAGTATCCCGTGATCGCCTACCCGCACACCGCGGCCTTTGGCGATGCGATCTCGAGTGGCTTCTTCTACCGCGGCACCGCCATACCGGGGCTTCAGGGGAAATTCGTTTTCGCCGACATCACCACCGGCCGGTTGTGGTGCAGCGAGTGGACCGATATGGTCGAGGCCGATGACGGCGATCCTGCGACCCTTGCCGGCATGCAGCCGGTCACGCTGGTGTGGGACAATCCGAACGACAGTCCCGATGCGGGCCTGAAGGCCTACGACCGCTTTTTCGAGATCGTGGAGGCCGGCTATGATTTCCGCGGCGGCGTGGACGCCGACCTGCCCGGTGGTGCCACCATCTCCGGCACTGGCCGTGCCGACATTCGCCTGGCTGTCGATGCGGCCGGTGAACTCTACGTGACCAGCAAGAGCGATGGCGTGATCCGCAGCCTCGGGATCGTGGCTCCGCCAGTCCTCACCACCCAACCGGTGGACAAATGGATCTCCGTCGGGTCGGATGCCGACTTCACCGTGGTTGCCACCAGCAGCCCGGCTCCGTCCTATCGCTGGCAGCGCCTGGCTTCCGGTAGCAACACATGGCAGAATCTCTCGGAAGACTCCGTGTGCAGTGGCACCGGCACCGCCTCGCTGCACGTGGAAAGTCCCGGCAAGGAGCGCTCCGGCGACCTCTACCGCTGCGTCGTCACCTGCACCGGCGCGGAGGCCGTCTCCTCTGCCGCCATGCTGGAGATGAAGGTGGTGCCGACGTCGTGGCTCGATGACTACTTCGACTCAAATGAACGCGCCAAGCGCGAGATCGCCGGTGATCTGTCCGATCCCGATAAGGACGGCATCGTGAACCTGCTGGAATATGCCTTCGGCTTCGACCCGGAGAAAAACTCGTCGGCGTTGCTGCCGAAGATCGGCAAGAGCGGGACGAACGCGACCCTGAGCTTTCCCGCGCCACGCTCCACATCCTTTGTGACCTACAGCGTGGAAGCGAGTAGCGACCTGCTGTCGTGGAGCACCACGGGCGTGACGATCACGACCAGCAGCGGCATCAAGACCGCACGCTATCCGATGTCTGCGGAGAAGGCATTTTTGAGGATTGTGGTCAGGTGATGCGGAGCGATACCGGGACTGATGCGGGGCGGGCCGTCATGGGAATCGATCCACAAGGGCTGGATTCCTGTGTCGCGACGCGACACCATATTGGTGCTCGTGTTGGTCCGTGGGTTGAAACCCACGGCTACCATCCTCGACCGCTGCGCGGTCGTTGAAGGGAGCGGTCGTAAGGTGACGCGGGCGTTGAACGGAGCGTTACTCCGGCCACTTGATGTCCGGTGCCTTGCCGTGCCAGTAAGGCTGGCGCGGGTCGAAGAGGTTCATGCCGCCGATGATCACGTGGCCGTGCTTGTCGATGGGCTCAGCCTTTGCCGAGCCGTCGATTCGAAGCACCACGGCTGTCCCTTTGAAGGGCTTGGGGTCGAACTTCCATGTGCCAGGGATAACCGGTACCATCAGCACGGGAGCATAGGGATCGGAGGAAGAAGTGAGGCCGGCAATGTAGGTGAATGCACACTCGCCCTTCTTCAGGGTATCCGCGCCCAACAGGTCATTGCCCTTGCGCGGAGTCCCTGCGGTTTTGGCCCAGAAGATCTTCTCGCTCCTGTTGCCGGTCGCGATCAACTGGCGGAAC
This sequence is a window from Luteolibacter arcticus. Protein-coding genes within it:
- a CDS encoding PQQ-dependent sugar dehydrogenase, coding for MIRALSAVSSVALATAATGPVTVRVTDWASMPFSGNVTTGSGNPGYMARINFTKEEPGGTGRMWTCDLNGNLHIFSRGGTPANRTAELLTQARNRSAYLDFNGRSATTDTAEKVNIPNSTGTSTSQAAPNGLFPLFTKKQGYANGLVTFEFDPGYATNGKFYTIHIETISADDDDARLPVKTKFPGFNTTGYTYTDVINPAGSPTRQGVLIEWTDTDRGNLTFEGTARELLRIGFNSHIHPLGDIAFDPTAEPGDPEWGVMYLACGDGGAGESNIANDDGIPALSPGDRHYSPQRLDSLVGKILRIVPDLTQHTDSSSVSDNERYRIPNDNPFADSTSYPGARKEVWTLGHRNPHRFLWYVPQANPAARKLLVTEIGLKAWEEVNLLKRGGNYGYAEREGPQRLIISTNSGIHQTTGALPSPDTLPIQLTANSFAPGDVVPEYPVIAYPHTAAFGDAISSGFFYRGTAIPGLQGKFVFADITTGRLWCSEWTDMVEADDGDPATLAGMQPVTLVWDNPNDSPDAGLKAYDRFFEIVEAGYDFRGGVDADLPGGATISGTGRADIRLAVDAAGELYVTSKSDGVIRSLGIVAPPVLTTQPVDKWISVGSDADFTVVATSSPAPSYRWQRLASGSNTWQNLSEDSVCSGTGTASLHVESPGKERSGDLYRCVVTCTGAEAVSSAAMLEMKVVPTSWLDDYFDSNERAKREIAGDLSDPDKDGIVNLLEYAFGFDPEKNSSALLPKIGKSGTNATLSFPAPRSTSFVTYSVEASSDLLSWSTTGVTITTSSGIKTARYPMSAEKAFLRIVVR